The Ignavibacteria bacterium genome contains the following window.
AATTCTTGAATATTCACAACTTACGAATTCGGAGCGTGAGTGCTTGAAATCTTATTTCGAAAAAGAGATATTTCCTGTGCTTACGCCATTGGCATTCGATCCGGGCAGACCGTTTCCACATATCTCTAATTTATCTTTGAGTTTAGCCGTTTCAATTGAAAAACCTGATGGCGACAGACATTTTGCACGGGTAAAAATACCAAGAACGCTCCCAAGGTTCGTTAATATTGATTTTATTCAAAAGAAATATCGACCTGAATCCTATTCAAATGGAAAAGCTCGATTCACATTGCTGGATCAAATTATTCAAGCAAATCTTGATTCTTTATTCCCAAAAATGAAAGTGATCGAATCATTTATTTTTAGAGTGACTCGCGATACTGATATCGAAATCCAAGAAGATGAAGCAGACGATCTTCTTAAAATCATTGAAGAAAATATTAAGCAAAGAAGATTTGGAGCTGTAGTAAGACTCGAAATTGAATCGGACCTTTCGCCTATTATTAAAAATCTCTTGATGAAAAATTTAGAGATCGATGAAAACTCGGTTCATGTTTTAAATGGACCACTAGGGCTTGGTGAACTCATTAAACTTTTTGATCTTCCACATCAGCATTTAAAATTGCAGCCATTCTATCCGGCAACTCCGAAGATTTTTGAAGAAGAAGAAAATGTTTTTGCAGCAATCAAGAAAAATGATATTTTACTACATCATCCCTATCATGCATTCTTACCGGTAATTGATTTTATTAAAAAAGCTTCAAACGATCCAAATGTTTTAGCAATCAAACAAACATTATACCGTGTTGGACCGAATTCTCCTATTGTTGCAAGTCTTATTGAAGCCGCGGAGAACGGTAAACAAGTTGCCGTTCTTGTTGAACTCAAAGCAAGATTCGATGAGGAAAATAATATTCATTGGGCGAGAAGCCTCGAAAAAGTTGGAGTCCACGTTGTATACGGCCTGATTGGATTAAAAACTCACTGCAAGGTTGCACTAGTAGTACGCAATGAAAAAGATGGACTGAAAAGGTATGTTCATCTCGGAACTGGGAACTACAATGCTCAAACTGCAAAAATTTATACCGACTTCGGTTTATTTACTTGCAATGAAAAAATCGCTGCCGATGCATCTGAACTTTTCAACTATCTCACAGGATACTCAGAGCAGGATACTTACAGAGAACTACTTGTAGCACCAATAAATATGCGTGAACGACTTTTAGAATTCGTTGATGACGAAATTCAATCGCATAAAAAATTTGGTAATGGCAGACTGATTTTCAAAATGAATTCTCTGACAGATCCAAAAATGATCCAAGCCTTATACAAAGCTTCCTGTGCAGGAGTGAAAGTTGATTTACTCATCAGAGGAATTTGCATGCTTCGCCCTCAACTTAAAGACGTTAGTGAAAATATTAACGTTGTGAGTATTGTTGGCAGATTTTTAGAACATGCAAGAATTTTTTATTTCCGCAATAACGGCGATTCTAAAATCTATTTGGGAAGTGCAGATCTCATGGAGCGAAATCTAAATCGGCGTGTCGAAGTTCTTTTCCCGGTTTCAGGTGATAACATAAAGAATTTCATTCTCGAGAGTGTTCTTCAAGTCCAACTCCAAGATAACTTCAACGCTAGATTTCTTTTACCAGATGGTTCTTACGAATTTGTTGACAGGAAAAATGGCTCAGAATCGAATGACAGCCAGATGACTCAAATTAGTTCAGCATCCATTGTTCAGAGTTGGGATCCAATCGGCAGAATTTGATTTTATTTTTGATTAATCCGCCTCATCGTGTAGCTTTCTGCTGCGTGAACTTAAGACTTTCGAGAAACAATATATTAGAAGTGAAAAAACCGTTGTCCAAGCTACTGCCATAAAAATAATACCTTCAACTTTTAATCCCATTTTATCCTCAAGTATTTTGTTCCTTTCATCTACTTAATAAGCTAATATTTTTTTGCACGTATGCAAGTCTTTAGGATTTTTCTTAGTAAAACATCTGATATGTGTAGTTTATATCAGTGATGAAAACATTTTTTATTCGTAATTTACTAACGAAATGAATTCCAAATTCACAATAAACTTTTGTTTACTGATTATCATATTTAGTTGCAGCATCTCCTATTCAGATACAACTTCTAATTGGAAAAAATTATCCACTCCCATTTCAACACACTTGAGAAAAGTTTTTTTCGTTGATTCACTTTCCGGCTGGGTTGGCGGGGACTCTGGAATTATTATCCACACAAACAACGGTGGAAATAACTGGCAAGTTCAATCAAGTGGAATCGAATCAGAGATAAGAGATATTTTTTTTCTCAATAATAGACTTGGGTGGGGAATTGCATGGAGTTATTCTGAAGAAACTCCAATCGGTTCAGTTATTCTATCAACAACAAACGGAGGGAGTTTCTGGCGCATTTCTGATTTTCCCGAAGAGAATGTTTTTTTGAATTGTATTCATTTTGTAGATTCTTCAATCGGATTTTTGGGAACTGGGAATGGAACTATTCTACGAACAATAGATGGTGGAATTAATTGGGAAAAAACTAAAATCACTACTGGTCCTTATTCTAATTTTCCAATTTTGGATTTTAAGTTTATTACTAAACAATTCGCCTTTGCTAATGGAGGAATTCGTGATGTAGGAGGAGTGATTTGGCGAACTGGAAATTTTGGACTCGATTGGGATTCTGGACCCGTTGGACCTGAACCTATCTTGCAAATCGATGCCATTGACTCGAACTATATTGTGGGCGTAGGAGGTGATTACGAGTTTGGAGCCGGTGTTGTAATTTCATCTGACGCTGGAATTTCTTGGGATTATAGGTCTCTCGAAATATTTGGATTTGCACATTCTGTTTCTTTCAGAAAACCAACAGAGGGCTGGTCTACGATTGGAATTGAAAAAAAATTTTTACTAACAAGAGACTCGGCAAAAACTTGGGAAGTAATACCAACAATTGACAGTACTGCGATATATGAACTTCAATTTGTCGATTCGCTTACTGGTTTTGCAGTCGGTGAACGCGGTACTGTACTCAAGTATAAATATAAACCACCAATTGTTAATTCTATTGATGATGCCGTTTTAACTACTCCGATCGGTCATAAATTATTTCAAAATTTTCCTAATCCTTTCAATCCCGAGACAGTTATTCGTTATCAGTTAATGGTTAATGGTCATGTTTCACTAAAAGTCTATGATATTCTAGGAAGAGAAGTGGCGACACTAGTAGATGAAATAAAAGATGCCGGCTTCTATCATTTTCCATTTTCCATCCGTCAGCTGACGGATCATTTTCCATTATCCAATGGGATTTATTTCTATCAACTTCGTGCAGGCTCTTATCTTGAAACAAGGAAGATGATTATACTAAAATGACAAGATTAAAAAAAATAAAATGAGATTAACCTGGTTATTTGTAATTTTATTTATCCTTCGAAGTGAATTCGTATTCTCCCAATCGAAGTTTTCGGCATCAAATTCTGTACTTTATTTCCTTAACGAAAATATTGGAATGGTAGTTCGGACTGACAGCTCTATAAAAGTAACTTACGACGGTGGAGAAAGTTGGATTATAAGACAATTTGACTCTCAAATAATATGTTTTGCTTTTACTAAATCTGGAAAAGGCTGGGCAGCCTCGATGTCGAATCTCTATTTTACAAGTGATACATGCAGATCATGGTCTAAAAGTACGATTGATAATTCAACACCATTTTTCACAGTTCATTTCCTGAACGATAGCGCTGGCTTTGTTGGAAGTTATAATAAAATTCTACGCACCAGCGATAATGGCAATTCTTGGACTAATGCATATATTGATTCGCCATATAACGTATCAATAACCAATTTCAGTTTTTTAAATGATGTTGAAGGAATTGCGACTTCTGGCTCAACGTTATTTAAAACCACAGATGGCGGCTATATTTGGTTGAAACTTCCGATAGATCTACATTCATCGTATAGTAGCTTTTATCGATCATCCTATCTATCATCCGATTTTTTATTATTGAGCGGATATCATATATATATTGTCGCTGAAGGATTTTTATTAAAATCGACTAATGGCGGTACTTCTTGGAGTCCATATGGGAATGGACAATATTTTAAATTTGGGATTACTGACCAGCATTTCGCTTCGCAATTAAGAGGATTGGTAACCTCTAATGGCCTTATCTATTCAACTTTAAATTCTGGAAACACATGGGATACAATTAATGTTAGCGTCTATCGCTTTCACTTTCTTGATGAAAATTCTGCCTGGGGAATTTCTGAGACAAAAA
Protein-coding sequences here:
- the ppk1 gene encoding polyphosphate kinase 1, with protein sequence MNLKDSKYYFNRDLSWIEFNRKVLDEALDRTLPLLERVKFLSIFCTNLDEFFMIRVSGLKEQVSLNLLNVGIDGLSPIDTLKKIESKIRPMLKTFMECYKNDILPQLKEEGIEILEYSQLTNSERECLKSYFEKEIFPVLTPLAFDPGRPFPHISNLSLSLAVSIEKPDGDRHFARVKIPRTLPRFVNIDFIQKKYRPESYSNGKARFTLLDQIIQANLDSLFPKMKVIESFIFRVTRDTDIEIQEDEADDLLKIIEENIKQRRFGAVVRLEIESDLSPIIKNLLMKNLEIDENSVHVLNGPLGLGELIKLFDLPHQHLKLQPFYPATPKIFEEEENVFAAIKKNDILLHHPYHAFLPVIDFIKKASNDPNVLAIKQTLYRVGPNSPIVASLIEAAENGKQVAVLVELKARFDEENNIHWARSLEKVGVHVVYGLIGLKTHCKVALVVRNEKDGLKRYVHLGTGNYNAQTAKIYTDFGLFTCNEKIAADASELFNYLTGYSEQDTYRELLVAPINMRERLLEFVDDEIQSHKKFGNGRLIFKMNSLTDPKMIQALYKASCAGVKVDLLIRGICMLRPQLKDVSENINVVSIVGRFLEHARIFYFRNNGDSKIYLGSADLMERNLNRRVEVLFPVSGDNIKNFILESVLQVQLQDNFNARFLLPDGSYEFVDRKNGSESNDSQMTQISSASIVQSWDPIGRI
- a CDS encoding T9SS type A sorting domain-containing protein, which encodes MNSKFTINFCLLIIIFSCSISYSDTTSNWKKLSTPISTHLRKVFFVDSLSGWVGGDSGIIIHTNNGGNNWQVQSSGIESEIRDIFFLNNRLGWGIAWSYSEETPIGSVILSTTNGGSFWRISDFPEENVFLNCIHFVDSSIGFLGTGNGTILRTIDGGINWEKTKITTGPYSNFPILDFKFITKQFAFANGGIRDVGGVIWRTGNFGLDWDSGPVGPEPILQIDAIDSNYIVGVGGDYEFGAGVVISSDAGISWDYRSLEIFGFAHSVSFRKPTEGWSTIGIEKKFLLTRDSAKTWEVIPTIDSTAIYELQFVDSLTGFAVGERGTVLKYKYKPPIVNSIDDAVLTTPIGHKLFQNFPNPFNPETVIRYQLMVNGHVSLKVYDILGREVATLVDEIKDAGFYHFPFSIRQLTDHFPLSNGIYFYQLRAGSYLETRKMIILK
- a CDS encoding T9SS type A sorting domain-containing protein, with translation MRLTWLFVILFILRSEFVFSQSKFSASNSVLYFLNENIGMVVRTDSSIKVTYDGGESWIIRQFDSQIICFAFTKSGKGWAASMSNLYFTSDTCRSWSKSTIDNSTPFFTVHFLNDSAGFVGSYNKILRTSDNGNSWTNAYIDSPYNVSITNFSFLNDVEGIATSGSTLFKTTDGGYIWLKLPIDLHSSYSSFYRSSYLSSDFLLLSGYHIYIVAEGFLLKSTNGGTSWSPYGNGQYFKFGITDQHFASQLRGLVTSNGLIYSTLNSGNTWDTINVSVYRFHFLDENSAWGISETKTLKTTDSWKTFKVIDSISTKVEESNYRLNSFQLFQNYPNPFGEAIHSGNPHTIISFRLSAISRISLKVFDILGREIVTLVDEELDGGVHNYPFSIFNLARQQTGFQLASGVYFYQLKSGDFVTTKKMVLLN